In Passer domesticus isolate bPasDom1 chromosome 7, bPasDom1.hap1, whole genome shotgun sequence, one genomic interval encodes:
- the MMACHC gene encoding cyanocobalamin reductase / alkylcobalamin dealkylase isoform X2 yields the protein MFDKALKPFVKKERLKIIRDPVDQCISHHLSRVKEKFPDQRVDVMFDYEMLPSRKPKFLAQTAAHVAGAAYYYQRKDVKLDPWGKKRIFGVCIHPKYGGWFAIRGLLLFPAIQVPFLEQPAPVDCVSTEEKRIELLEQFNFHWQDGRYRDIIDVKERYSEEQKTYFATPPAERLRLLGLSQEAQRIACH from the exons ATGTTCGACAAGGCCCTGAAGCCTTTTGTGAAGAAAGAACGATTAAAAATAATCAGGGATCCTGTGGATCAGTGTATTTCCCATCATTTATCACGTGTGAAGGAG AAATTCCCTGACCAGAGGGTGGATGTCATGTTTGACTACGAGATGCTGCCGAGCCGAAAGCCCAAGTTCCTGGCACAGACAGCTGCCCACGTTGCTGGAGCTGCATATTACTACCAAAGGAAGGATGTGAAACTTGATCCTTGGGGGAAAAAG aggATCTTTGGCGTTTGTATCCATCCCAAGTATGGCGGCTGGTTTGCTATCCGGggtctcctgctcttcccagccATTCAGGTGCCGTTCCTGGAACAGCCCGCCCCTGTTGACTGCGTGAGCACGGAGGAGAAGAGGattgagctgctggagcagttcAACTTCCACTGGCAGGACGGCCGCTACAGGGACATCATTGACGTGAAGGAAAGGTACTCGGAGGAGCAAAAAACCTATTTTGCCACTCCTCCAGCCGAGAGATTGCggctgctggggctgtcacaGGAAGCCCAGAGGATCGCGTGTCACTGA
- the MMACHC gene encoding cyanocobalamin reductase / alkylcobalamin dealkylase isoform X1, whose protein sequence is MERRVAEQLRGALGPLGLEAHAFKVGWYNAVLQPGFHLPYPDDTLAFVVLSTPSMFDKALKPFVKKERLKIIRDPVDQCISHHLSRVKEKFPDQRVDVMFDYEMLPSRKPKFLAQTAAHVAGAAYYYQRKDVKLDPWGKKRIFGVCIHPKYGGWFAIRGLLLFPAIQVPFLEQPAPVDCVSTEEKRIELLEQFNFHWQDGRYRDIIDVKERYSEEQKTYFATPPAERLRLLGLSQEAQRIACH, encoded by the exons ATGGAGCGGCGCGTGGCGGAGCAGCTCCGCGGCGCGTTGGGCCCGCTCGGCCTCGAGGCGCACGCCTTCAAG GTTGGGTGGTACAATGCTGTTCTCCAGCCAGGCTTCCACCTCCCCTACCCAGATGACACGCTGGCCTTCGTGGTCCTCAGCACGCCGTCCATGTTCGACAAGGCCCTGAAGCCTTTTGTGAAGAAAGAACGATTAAAAATAATCAGGGATCCTGTGGATCAGTGTATTTCCCATCATTTATCACGTGTGAAGGAG AAATTCCCTGACCAGAGGGTGGATGTCATGTTTGACTACGAGATGCTGCCGAGCCGAAAGCCCAAGTTCCTGGCACAGACAGCTGCCCACGTTGCTGGAGCTGCATATTACTACCAAAGGAAGGATGTGAAACTTGATCCTTGGGGGAAAAAG aggATCTTTGGCGTTTGTATCCATCCCAAGTATGGCGGCTGGTTTGCTATCCGGggtctcctgctcttcccagccATTCAGGTGCCGTTCCTGGAACAGCCCGCCCCTGTTGACTGCGTGAGCACGGAGGAGAAGAGGattgagctgctggagcagttcAACTTCCACTGGCAGGACGGCCGCTACAGGGACATCATTGACGTGAAGGAAAGGTACTCGGAGGAGCAAAAAACCTATTTTGCCACTCCTCCAGCCGAGAGATTGCggctgctggggctgtcacaGGAAGCCCAGAGGATCGCGTGTCACTGA